Within Candidatus Izemoplasmatales bacterium, the genomic segment CGTAGCCGTAGCGGATGCCCTTTCGATGGGAACGGAACCTCTGCCAGAGCAGGCCCATCGCGACCGACACGACGACGGTGAGGACGCCGGCGTAGACGCCGTCGCCGCCGAGCCAGATGCGGTACGCGGCCGCGATCGCGCCGGCGATGACCGCCGGGATCCAGCCGAAGAAGGCGGAGGAGACCGAAAGCAGGACGCTCCGGGCGTCGAAGATGAGGCCGGATTCCATCTCCCAGGGGTTCATGATCACGAGGATCGCGAACGCGCCGACGATCAGGCCGGTGACGATTTCGCCGATCAGGCGGCGCTTCAGCATGCGGAAGTTGACGATGCCGTAGACGAAGACGAGCGCGAACAAGAGGATCGCGTTCCGAAGCAATGCCATCAAGGATGCGCTCATGGTCCTCCCGCCCTTCCCCGGATCGTCGATGGAATCCGATTAGTATCATTATAACAAGGATGGAAAGGGTTTTCCATCGGTTCCGCGGGAATTCGTCCCGAAATGAAAGAATCGTTCCGGTCAGGAACGGTTCTTGAGGATGCGGACGACGGCGGGATTGTCCCTCCGCTCGGCGCCGAGGGTCGTGGGGTCGTCATGCCCGGGACGGACGATCGCGGAATCCTTCGCCGCCTTGAAGAGTCTGCCGATCGAGACCTCGAGGTCGCGGTTCGAACCGCCCTCGAGGTCGGTTCTGCCGAGGTCGCCCCGAAACAGCGTGTCGCCCGTGAAGAGGTCGTCGCCGACAAGCAGGCAGACGCTTCCCGGCGTATGTCCCGGCGTGTGGATCACCCGGATCGTCCCCTTCCCGAACGGCACGTCGTCGCCGTCGGCGTAGAGACGGACCTCCTGGTTTCCGCGCAGCCGGAACGACCCGCCGAAGAAGGTCGCCCCGCTCTTCGCATCGTCGGACAGAAACGGCAGGTCGAGGGGATGGACATAGAGCGGAAACGAAAGCGTCTTCTGAAGCAGGCGCAGATCGCGGATGTGGTCGTAGTGCCCGTGGGTGAGCAGGACCGCCGCGAGGCGGCAATCGTTATCCGTAAGCCATTTCAGGATCGCGGCGCCGTTGAAGCCGGGATCGATGACGATCGCCTCGGATCCGTCCTTCAGGATGTAGGCGTTCTGGCCGAACGCGGGGTCGGCGATGCGAAGCGGCCTCATCGGACGAGGTAGGCGGCGCCGTAGATGCCGGCGTCGTTTCCGAGCAGCGCGCCGACGATCGGCGTGTCCTTGGCGAAGGGGGCGGAGTATTCGTCCGCCTTGATGGCGATGCGGTCGAGGAGGAAACGGCCGGCGTTTGCGACGCCGCCGCCGAAGACGACGATCTCGGGGTTGAGCGAGAGCATCACCCCCGCGGTGACGCGGCCGAGGTAATCGGCCGCCTCGTCGACGACCCGCATCGCGATCCCGTCGCCGGCCTTGGCGCAGTCGAAGACGCGCTTCGCGGAGAAGTCGGAAAAATGCCGGAGGGACGATTCCCGGTCGCTTTGGGAAAGGTGCAGTTTCGCGAGGTTCACGATCCCGGTCGCGGAGGCGACGGTCTCGAGGCATCCGTGCTTCCCGCAGTTGCAGGGGAGGCGGTGGTCGAAGTCGACGACGAGGTGGCCGAGTTCGCCGCCGGCGCCGTTCTTCCCGTCGACGAGGGTGCCGTCGACCATGATCCCGCCGCCGACGCCGGTGCCGAGGGTGAACATCGCGACGTTTTTCTTCCCGACGGCGGCGCCTCGGAAGACCTCGCCCGAGCAGGCGACGTTGGCGTCGTTCGACGCCCGGACGAAGACGTCCGCGCGGCCAAGCAGGGCGGAAAACTCCTTCGCCACATCGACGTGTTTCCAGCCGAGGTTCACGCAGGCGAGGACGACGCTGTCGACGACGGGCCCGGGGACGCCGAAGCCGATGCCCCGGACGTCGTCCCAGTCGGTTTGTTCGGTAATCGAACGATGGACGTCGGAGAGAATCCGTGAACCCTTGTCCGTCCGGTCGGTGGGGATTTCCCATTTATGCAGCAGTTCGCCCTGCAGGTCGAACTTGCCGATCTTGATCGCGGTGCCGCCGATGTCGACGCCGATCAGAATGTCCTTCATGATGTCCTCCGGTGCGTGAAGCCTGTCAGATCGTGTTGTCTGTGCGTATCGGGGCGATTCCAGGATGGAAATCCCGTCCCTGTTCGACCCACGCGCACCATTATATCACCGGCGCGCACGGAAAGGAAGCATCCGCGCGTGAAATCGAACCGACGCCCAAACCCGCCGGGTCAAAGCAAAAGGTCGTCCGTTTCGGACGACCTTGGAGATCCTTCTTTCGGGAGAAAGAGAGGCTGACCGGAGGCTACTTCTTCTCGCGGTGAACCGTCTGCTTCTTGCAAGTCGGGCAGTACTTGTTCAGTTCCATCCGGTCGGGATGGAGCTTCTTGTTCTTGTCCAGGAAATAGTTCTGCTCCTTGCACTCCGAGCAAACCAGGATCACTTGCGTTCTCGGTGTATTCGCCATGATTAACCCTCCATTCAGTCACGAATCTATTTTATCCTTTCTCATGGCAAAAAGCAAGCAAATTCCTTCTGCGCGAACGCGGATGCGCCGTCGCGGTTTCACCCCGCGGGATGAGACCGCGTCGCGGCGCGCGGCATCCGCCTCAACAGGTCTTGTCGCTGCAGACGAAGAGGGCGTTGGTCTCCGGTGAGAAGGTGATGAGGACGATGTTCTCCTCCTGGATGACGAAGCGACCGGCGGTCGCCTCGAGATCGAGCTTCGCCTTGTACTGCTCGGCTTCCCCGACGGTCTTCAGGACCACCACTTCGGCCCACCGGGCGGATCCGTCGACGTATCCGACGTACAGTTCGATCACGTCGACGTCGAGTTCGTACGGCACGTTGACGATGTCGTGCTCGTAGTATGCGGTGCTGTCCTCGTCCCGGATCTCGAAGACGTACCCGACGTCCTCCATGGTCTTCAGGAACGCGGCGGTGTTTCCGCTGCCGGAACACGCCGACAGGAACAGGGCGAAGAACGCGATGCAGGCGATGACGAGATGCTTCAGTCTCATGCTTCTTGGGCCTCCTTGGGGGATCGTCTTCATCGGAAGACGTCGCAATATGGTCTACTTATATCACATCGGCTCCGGGATTGTAAACCCAATCTCGGAAATGAGGGAAAAATATGGGTGTTTGGGCTCGATTTCCGCATGTTCCGACGGTTTCTTCCGGTCCGGATCTTGCTCGCCGACGGGAATCCATTATTCCGCTCTTTCATGAAACCATCTTGACAATCATCCTCAAGTCCCCTAAGATGAATGCATCCGACGTCTCCTAGAGACCAACCCCCAACATCCCATGCAAACCCAGAATACGAGTCCAACTTGAATGCGGAGGTTGTCCCATGAAATGCACGAATTGCGGTCAAGAAGTTCCTGTCTACCAACGCACCTGTCCCCATTGCCAGCAGCCGACCGGCAGCAAGATCGCCGGCTTCGGCGCCGCCGTCCTGAACATCCTGAAGAAGATCGCCCAGTGGATCATAGGCGCCGTCCGGCGTCTTGTTCGACTGGCGGTTTTTTTATGGACGAAGGCGAAGCCGCACCTGACCCGCTTCTTCTCGGTCCGGCGCAACCGGATCGCAGCCGCGGCCGTCGCGGGTACGCTTTTGCTCCTCATCGTCATCCTCGCGCTGATCGGTCCTCCCGGCGGCGATCCCGGCCTGACGCTCGGCGACGCGCTCGTCGTCGGCGAAGAGACGATTCCCGACGGCGGCGGCGCGATCACGATCGACGCGGACGGGTCCGCCGTCGACGGGATGGTCCTGTCCGTCCCCGGGGACGCCTACGAGGATCCGCTCGACGTCGTCGTCTCGACGCGGGAGATCCTCGAGCACGACTTCGGCGCGGAATTCACGCCGATCACGCCGCTGATCGAGGTCGACAACGGCGGCGGCTTCGCGGCCGCGCCGATGACCCTCACGATCCCGATCGAGATCGCCGAGGACGAGTTCGCGATGGGGTTCTTCTACGAAGAGGCGACGGGGACGCTCGAGGCGATGCCCATCAAGGACCTGACGCCGACTTCGATCACCGTCCTCACGAACCACTTCTCCGAAGTCGTCGTCGCCAAGATCGCGATCGCCGAACTGCGGCGGCTGACGAGCGCGCCCGACGCCGCCGACACCGGCTTCCGGCCGGGCGTCGACGACTGGCAATTCACGAATTACGGGTCCTTCCTCGCCCCCGGCGGCCACTGCGCCGGCCAGGCGCTCACGATGGCCTGGTACTATTCCGAACGGAAGCTCGGGGCGGGCGATCCCGCGCTCTACGGACGCTTCGACAACGACGGCCGCGGATCCACGCCGGGACTCTGGGTCGACGACGCGGACGCCTACCGCTTCGCGAGCGTCGTCCAGTCCCGGCTCGACTTCAACGCCGACGCCTTCCACGAATACATCGCCCTCGGCGACCGCGGCGACGAACTCGTCTTCTACGCCTTCGGCTACGCGATGCTCGTCACCGGCGAACCGCAGCTGATGGCGATCTACGCCCACGACGAGCTGGACAACCGCATCAGCGGCCACGCGATCCTCGCCTACCGCCTCGAACAGAACCTGATCTACGTCGCCGACCCCAACTATCCGGGGATGGCGGACCGCACCGTCGAGTTCGCGGAGACGTTCCTGCCGCTCCATTTCCTTCCCTATTCGTCCGGCGACAACGCCCGCGCGATCGCCGACGACGGCGCGCTTCAGTACGACGAGATCGTCTTCGTCGGCCGGTCGGCGTTGATCGACATGGACGCGATCGCCGCCGAATACGACCGGATGCTTTCCGGCACCGTCGGCGAGGACGACTTCCCGACCCTGGCCTTCGAATACCTGTCGGCGTACGACGCCGACCCCGACCGGCAGGAATGGACCGCGCTTTCGGACTCGGTGACGCTCGGCGTCTCCTACAACGCCACGATGCCGTGCGAACTGCAGGACACGATCGTGGTCGCGGCGACCGCCGGCCACCCCGATGCCGTCTACACGCTCTACCGCGGGGACGAGGTCGTCGAGGGACCCTACCTGCCGAACGACGACGGTTACGTCTACTTCGAGATCCCGATCGAGGACGGCGAGAACGACTTCGGGATCCTCGCGGAGATCCAGGATGACGTCGGCGACCTGTTCTACTCCGACTTCCAACGCTTCGCGGTCGATTACGACGCCGGTCCGGCGAATCCGTGCGCCGCGACCGTCGTCGGCCGCTACGATTTCGTGAGCCGAAGCGACGGACTCACCTTCGTGTACAACCATCACATCGACGTCGCCGAGAACGGCACCTTCGTCGAGCAGTACACCGTCATCGAGAGCGGCTATACGAATACGATCTCCGGCACCTGGGAGCTCGTCGAGACCTCGCCCGACGTCTACGTCCTCTATCTCAGCTTCGGAGGGACCACCGACGCCTACGAGGTCACGGGGAACTTCACGGGACTCCGCTACGTGTCGGGCGACATCGTGTTCCTGTTTTCCAAATGACATACGGGAGGAATCCATCATGGGAGACACCATCGTCATCATCGCCCTCGCCGCGGTCGTGATCGCCTTCGTCGCGATCGGCGCGGCCGTCGCCGTCACGATGAAGCAGGCGAAGATCCAGCGCGACGCTCCGGAAATCCGCACGACCGCGACGGTCCTTCGGACGATGTCCGACCACGCCGTCAGAAACGAGAACTTTTCGTCCGGAACGGTCGACTCGGCCGGCGGCTTCGAGGTATCGAGCTCCTACGTCGAATTCGCGCTCAAGGACGGGAAGACCGTCCGCTTCAAGCTCAAGAAGAAGGACTGGCTCAGGTACCATGACGGCGACTTCGGCACGCTCACCTACAAGGGAAGGCTGATCCTCGACTTCCAGAAGCGCCGCCAGCCCGTCGGAAAGGAAGAGGAAACGTTCTTCCCCTCCCGTCCGAAAACGGAGCCCGCGGGGACGCTCTACGGCGAGGCGAAGCGGGCAGGTTTCGTCCGCACCTCGGACAAGCCGGTCGCCGTCGACGGGGAAGACCTCGCGTTCCTGGTCGGGCGCCTCGGGGACGATCCGACCGACTGGTTCTTCGTCCTGACGAGGAAGAACGGCGACGTCCTGCAGGTCGAACGGTCGGAAGGCGACGCGGTCGAGGCGACCACGACCCTCGCGGGCGTCGAATCCCTCGAAACGATCCCGTTCGACGGACTGCTTGCGCGCCTGAAGCGATTCCTGGATTAATCCGATTCAAACGAAAGCATGGCCTGCGGTCCGCCACTCGGACCGCAGGCCATGCTTTTTTCAATCGGTGGTCAACGGGGGATCGTGATCGGGGATGCGGCGGGCGCAGAGCCCCCGGGGCTCCATCCGGCCTCCCGCATCCCGGCTATCGGCGGATCATCACGGTGTAGTCGCGGTGTCTTTCGCCGTAACCGTCGCCCAGGTCGTAGTAGATCCTCACGGTGACCGTGAGGTCCACTCCTTCGACCAGGTTCTCGGCGACATAGATTCCTCCATCGGATGTGATGACGTTGTCCGGGTAGAGCGACGTCGCGGAGATCAACAGACTCGCCCTCGTCATGACGGCGTCTTCATCGACGATCTCGACTTCGAGCACGACGAACGTGAATCCCTCGACCACCGGCCGGATGATGGCCAAGGGCATGGAGCGAGCCTTGGTCCGGACGGTCTTCTCCAGGGTGACGACATGGACCCCCGACCCGTCCTGCAGGTCGTACTGGATCCTCGCTTCGAAGCGATAATCGGTGTTCGACAAGAGACCGTTCAAATAGAAGTCGGTCCCCCACTCGACGTCGAACTCCTCGACGAGCGTCGAATCCCGATAGGCGGAGACGCCGAGGAGGGTGGCGATGCCATAGGGGTCGTTGATCCTGAGCATCAGGTAGATCTCCTCGTATTCCACCTGGACTTCATTCCAGATTGTGGTCGGCACCGGGTACGGCAGCGTCGCGAACGGGGCGTCCACATGCGAAAGACGCTCCCCGGCGCCGTCGTTCAGGTCGTACCGGTACGTGATCGACAGGACGTAGTCGGTCGACTGCGAGAGACCCAGGAAACGCCGCGTGGCGAGGTTTGCGAGCGAGGCGACGATGACGCCGCCGCTCTTGAGATCGATCGCGACGATGCTCCCGAGGCTGTCTGGATCGGTTTCCGTGAGGGTGAACTCGACGTGTTCCGGCGAAGCCTCCAGGGATCCGACTGCGATCGTCGGAGCCGCCAGCGCCGCGGTACGGAAGGTCGAATCGGAGACCATCTGGCGATCGCCGATCCCGTCGCGGAGATCGTAGGTGCAACTGACGCGGATCTGGTATTCGGTATCCGTGAGGAGTCCCGAGAATCGATGTTCGGGATCGACGAGGACGGCGATCGTCTCCGTGCCCAGGACCAGGGAGATCTCGATCGACTTGACTGTCGAATTCGGATCCGTCACCTGCGGCGAGAACGTCACGTCGGTGGTTCCCGCGGCGATGTCGGTGACGGCGACCGTCGGGACGGCGTGGACGGGCGTACGGCTTTCCGCCTCCAGTTCGACGTAATGCCAGTCGGCGCCGTCGTTCAGGTCGTAGCGGTACCGGACCCGCGCCGTATACGAGGTATCCGAGGCCAGCAGGACATCGGTCCGAAGGTCGGCCGACAGCTCGGCGATCAGGACGTCGCCGAGATAGAGCCCCGCGCCAAGGACCTCGCCGGTCCCTTCGGGGTCGGACCAGGCGAGCGAAAAGCCGAAGATTTCGGGATTTCCCTGAAGCGACGCGACCGGGGCTGCCTTCGCCTCCGTCCTCACGATGAACTCGTTTTCGATCGTCCGGATGCCCCGGCCGTCGCCGAAGTCGGCCTCGACGCCGACGGCGATCCGATACTCGTGGCCGGACGCAAGCCCTTCGAGAAGGTGCGAAACGGCCAGAGGATCGAGCGCGGAGATGAATCCCCCCGCATCCCGGAGTTCCACGGTCGCGATCCGGCCGATGCCGGCGGGATCGGATAGGGCGACGGCGAAGGATAGCGTCTCCGTCGTGACCACTATGTCCGCGAGCGCGGCCTCGGGCGCCGGATTCGCCATCGTGCGGACCTTCATGGATGCGGTGACGATCCTCGTTCCCAGTCCGTCCCCGAGGTCGTAATGGTAGACGATGCGGATCTCGTACGCGTGATCCGAAAGCAGTCCGTCGAAGACGGGCGCGTTCAGGTCGGCCGCGCTCGCCACGTAGGCCCCTTCGTCGTAGATCGAGGCAACCAGCCAATCCCCCACGGCGTCGGGGTCGTCCGCGCTCATCGCGAACGCGATGGAACCGGCACTCGCCTCATGGTCGCCGAACGCGATCGATGGGACGGCGTTCGTCGTCGTCGCAAACGCGGTTTCCAGCGCGACGACCTCGGTCGAACCGACCCCGTGCACGTCCTGGACCGCAGTCGCCACGAGAGAATACGCGGTCCCCGAAAGCAGATCGGCGAAGGAGGGATGGAGCGGATCGGCCGCGGTCGCAACCCGGAGACCTTCCCGATGGAGCTCGACCCGGACGAGGGTTCCTTCGTACGTCGGATCCGCGAGGACGAGGTCGGCCGCGATGCCCGCATGGGTCACGGATTCATCCACCCATGCGTATGGGAGGTCGGTGACGAGCAATTCGTTCACATGATAGGCGAAGCGCAGGCTCTGGTCCGCGAACGGATCGCAGCCGGAGAAGAGCAGAAGCTGGTAGCGGGTACCCGGGCGAAGGTCCTCGAACAGGACTACGTTTTGCCCGAGTTCCAGTTCGACGGGATAGAAGGTGCCGTCGGTCCCGTCGTAAAGGGCGGCGTAGCGGAACACGGCCGTGAGGTCGGGATCCGCGACGTCGACGTTCATCGACACGGTGGTCGACGTCGTCTCAAGTTCCGAAAGGGTCATGGTCGGTGCGTCCACGGCGAGGATCCCGACCGTCAGGGAGGGTTCGTCGGGAAGGGTGACGTGCCGGATCTCCGCTTCGAATCCGTAGGAGACGTCCTCCAGGACGATCGTCCGGAATCCCGGTTCGAAACCGGAATGGAAGGAGATGACGACCTCCGTGGCGGTGGAACCCTCCGCGAACGCGTCCGCAGTGACGACGACCCCGTCGAGCGTCACCGACGCGATGTCGAAAAGATCGGGATTCGCCAGTCGGATCGTGATCCTGTACTCCGTGTCCGGCCGCAGGTACAGGTCGCGGTCGGGGAGGGGCTCCGCCCCGTACAGGCTTTCGACGACGTCACCCACGTTGCCGGGATCGTCCGTCCCGAACGGATCGCCTGCGATCGTGCCGTTTCCCCATGAGGCCGCCGTCGGCGGCTCCGAGGGGGTGACGGCGATCCCGAGGAACGACGGGGCCTCGAAGAAGGCGACGCTCGTGGACACGCCGGTCGTGCCGGTGAAGGTCGTCGTCGACGTCACGGCCGAGGTCGTCGTCACGGTCGAGGTCGTCGTCACGGCCGTCGTCCGTTCGATCCCGCAGCCGGTCGCAAAGGCGAGGGCTGCGAAGGTGAGTGTGATTGCGAGGATCCGTCTTGCGGTTTGTGGCATGGGTCTCTGCCTCCGTCATGGTGTCTGTCGTGAAGATGCATGGACGCGTCGGATCGCGATCTGGCGGGATGCGCCGATCGTCCGGCGTCCAAGAAACGATGGAAGCCGCGATCCGACTCATTGATGATTGATTTTACCACGGATTCGGCGCGCTGGATAGATGAAGATGAAAATCGTCTTCTCCGATCTTTTCACGACGTTTGCATCCGCGTCCGATCCCGAGAAGCCCGAAACCCGTGGCGGTCGTCGCGTCGATGACGGTCACACGTCGGTCGTCATTGTTCGTCCGATGCACTCGATCGTCAAAAAAAGCAGGCGGATGAGCGCTCATCCGCCTGCTTGTTTGACTTTGACCATGACGACCGGATTCCGGATTCGGTTTCAGATGCTCCGGACCCTCGCGACCCCGGGGACGGCCTCGAGGGCCGACAGGATGCCTTCGTCGGCGGAGGGCACGTCGATCGCGGTGTAGCCGATCTCGCCCTTGACCTTCGTCACGCGCATCCCGCTCAGGATGCGGTCGAGGGTCTCGCCCGAGACCGACGCGTTGTGGTGGATCAGGACTCTGACGTCGCGGACCTTGGGTCCGAATTCGACGTT encodes:
- a CDS encoding MBL fold metallo-hydrolase, which encodes MRPLRIADPAFGQNAYILKDGSEAIVIDPGFNGAAILKWLTDNDCRLAAVLLTHGHYDHIRDLRLLQKTLSFPLYVHPLDLPFLSDDAKSGATFFGGSFRLRGNQEVRLYADGDDVPFGKGTIRVIHTPGHTPGSVCLLVGDDLFTGDTLFRGDLGRTDLEGGSNRDLEVSIGRLFKAAKDSAIVRPGHDDPTTLGAERRDNPAVVRILKNRS
- a CDS encoding ROK family glucokinase; translated protein: MKDILIGVDIGGTAIKIGKFDLQGELLHKWEIPTDRTDKGSRILSDVHRSITEQTDWDDVRGIGFGVPGPVVDSVVLACVNLGWKHVDVAKEFSALLGRADVFVRASNDANVACSGEVFRGAAVGKKNVAMFTLGTGVGGGIMVDGTLVDGKNGAGGELGHLVVDFDHRLPCNCGKHGCLETVASATGIVNLAKLHLSQSDRESSLRHFSDFSAKRVFDCAKAGDGIAMRVVDEAADYLGRVTAGVMLSLNPEIVVFGGGVANAGRFLLDRIAIKADEYSAPFAKDTPIVGALLGNDAGIYGAAYLVR
- the rpmG gene encoding 50S ribosomal protein L33 codes for the protein MANTPRTQVILVCSECKEQNYFLDKNKKLHPDRMELNKYCPTCKKQTVHREKK
- a CDS encoding zinc ribbon domain-containing protein, translated to MKCTNCGQEVPVYQRTCPHCQQPTGSKIAGFGAAVLNILKKIAQWIIGAVRRLVRLAVFLWTKAKPHLTRFFSVRRNRIAAAAVAGTLLLLIVILALIGPPGGDPGLTLGDALVVGEETIPDGGGAITIDADGSAVDGMVLSVPGDAYEDPLDVVVSTREILEHDFGAEFTPITPLIEVDNGGGFAAAPMTLTIPIEIAEDEFAMGFFYEEATGTLEAMPIKDLTPTSITVLTNHFSEVVVAKIAIAELRRLTSAPDAADTGFRPGVDDWQFTNYGSFLAPGGHCAGQALTMAWYYSERKLGAGDPALYGRFDNDGRGSTPGLWVDDADAYRFASVVQSRLDFNADAFHEYIALGDRGDELVFYAFGYAMLVTGEPQLMAIYAHDELDNRISGHAILAYRLEQNLIYVADPNYPGMADRTVEFAETFLPLHFLPYSSGDNARAIADDGALQYDEIVFVGRSALIDMDAIAAEYDRMLSGTVGEDDFPTLAFEYLSAYDADPDRQEWTALSDSVTLGVSYNATMPCELQDTIVVAATAGHPDAVYTLYRGDEVVEGPYLPNDDGYVYFEIPIEDGENDFGILAEIQDDVGDLFYSDFQRFAVDYDAGPANPCAATVVGRYDFVSRSDGLTFVYNHHIDVAENGTFVEQYTVIESGYTNTISGTWELVETSPDVYVLYLSFGGTTDAYEVTGNFTGLRYVSGDIVFLFSK
- a CDS encoding DUF2500 family protein, with product MGDTIVIIALAAVVIAFVAIGAAVAVTMKQAKIQRDAPEIRTTATVLRTMSDHAVRNENFSSGTVDSAGGFEVSSSYVEFALKDGKTVRFKLKKKDWLRYHDGDFGTLTYKGRLILDFQKRRQPVGKEEETFFPSRPKTEPAGTLYGEAKRAGFVRTSDKPVAVDGEDLAFLVGRLGDDPTDWFFVLTRKNGDVLQVERSEGDAVEATTTLAGVESLETIPFDGLLARLKRFLD